CATTTCGGCCCCGCGCTGGTTCCGCTGGTGGCGCTGGCGCGGCTGGGATTCCCCATGAAACAGGTGGGATTCCCCAGTGACGAAGGGCTGAGCTGGATCGGCAGGAACGTGGCGTTCCGGTTAAGGATGAAATACGAGGCCATGATGCCCGCCCAGGTGGTAATGGCGGACGCTTTCATGCGGCCGGTTTTCAAATGGCTTTCCGGCAACGGGGTGATAATGATCACCGGCGACGGGAGCGGCACGGAGAAGAAGCTTGGCAAGCAGGAGACGTTAACGTTTCACGGCCAGCCGGTGATGTTCCCGCTTGGGCCAGCAATTCTGGCCGCCAAGACCGGGGCGGAGCTTATCCCCATGTTCATTACGCCGGGGGAGAAGAAGCCATTCAAAATCGTTATGGAAGATCCCATACGCATAGAAGGCAATGGCGATGAAACCTTTAGCGCCGCAATGAAAAATTTCGCGCGGTTGCTGGAACAGTACACGGCCCGTTATCCAGCGTATATGCGGTTTCTGGACAGGTTCAGCCCCGGCGCCCTCATAGAGGAGCCGGACCGGTGAGTTTCTTCACATCCGTTTTCAAACGGCGCAACCGGCGAAAGATAGAGCGGTTTCTGGGGCGAAAACTTGTGGAAACCCATATGCGGGAAGTTTGGATAAACACCTTGGCGGGTGTGAAATTGTGCGCCCATCTTCATACACCCTTGGAACCTCGGAGCAAACTGCCCGGCGTGGTGTTCGTGCCGGGCGGGGAGAGCGCCGGGCTGGACTATGACGAGAAAGGGGAAATGAGCGCCCACGAGGTGGCGGGGCTGGGTTACGCCGTTCTGACGTATGATCCTTCGGGCCGTGGGAAATCCGGGGGGAAAGAAAATTTCTGGGGCGCCAGCCACCAGCGGGAGTTGAAAGAGGTCATCGAATGGTTTGGCGCCCAGCCGGAGGTGGATGCGGACGACATGGGAGTGCTGTCGTTCTCAATTGGGGTGGTAATCGCCACGGGCGCATTGGCGATGGGGCCTTCGGTGAAGGTGCGTTACTTGTACGACTGGGAAGGCCCATCTAACAGCAAGGTCATAACGAAAAACGACACCCATAGGCCGCTTCTGCGGTTTCCTTCCGCCGATAGGGAGTTTTGGGACGAGCGGGAGGCTTCCAGATACATTGGGCGGATAAACTGCGGATATTTCCGTTACCAGGCGGACATGGACCATGTTCAGGGCAAGTTCAAGGGACACGCCATAGAACTTGTAAACGGCGCCGTGAATGGCCGGGCGACATGGGTTAGGCTCAACGACAATCAACCCGATATCACTTTGGACGGGAACCGGCCGGATGAATACCGCTGGATACCGGAGGAGCGAAACCACCGGGGGCAGATGTTAAAGTTTCTGCTGGAATTGCGTCATGTATAAAATAATCAACCGGAAGAAGCTGGTGGTGACGGCTGTGGCGGATACGCTGGGGAAAGCCATGTCCCTGCCCTGGCGGATGTTTCAAGGCGACGTTTCCATAGCGCCGGATAAAATAAAATCCATCTTGGTCATCCGCACAGCTTACATGGGGGACGTTATTATGACCCTCCCCATGCTCAAACCGCTCAAAGGACAGTTCAACAACGCGTCCATAACCTTTCTGGCGCCCAACGCCGCAGGGGAGTTGTTCGCGAACAACCCCTACGTGGACGAGGTGATGACATACAGCCCTTTCTGGTTCTATAAAGGATCGTCCATTTCTGATTATTTCCGATTCCTGGGCGGCTTGAGGGCGAAAAGTTTCGACCTGGTTATAGAGGCCCGGGCGGACATCCGGGACATCATGGCCATAGTGGCCCCGGCCCGCTCTAAACACAAGGTTAGCTACGATGTGGGTGGCGGCGGATGGATGCTAACCCATGTAACGCCTTACGCCGGGCTTAAACATAAAGTAGAATATCATTTAGATATAGCGCGCGACCTTGGTTGCTCCATGGATGGGTTGGATTGGGGCATAAGGTTCACAGGGCAAGAGCGGCAAAGGGTAAACGCCATTCTTGAAAATAGGGGTGTATCCAAACCGTTCGCCCTGGTTCATCCCGGCTCCCGGTTACCTCTTAAAATGTGGGCTCCGGAGAAATACGGGGAGTTGATAGGGAGAATGACGGCGGAGCTGGGCATGCGGGTGGCCGTGCTAGGCCATCCCGCCGAGAAGATGGCAACGGAGATCACGCTGGCTTCCGCCAAGGGAGCCGCCATAGACCTGTCGGGCGCATTTTCGGCGAGGGAGCTGATGGGCGTTATCGCCGAAGCGTCCGGCCTTGTGTGCAACGACAGCGCCCCGATGCACATGGCCAGCGCAGTGGGCACAAAGGTGGCGGCCCTGTTCGGCCCATCCAAGAGCGTGGAGACGGGGCCGTATGGCGTGAAGAGTAAAGTGGTGGAGCGGGATTTTCCGTGCAGGTTCACCTGTGACGAAAACAGATGCCTGTTCGCCAGGCATAACGCGTGCATGAAAGACATCACCGTGGAAGAGACATTCGCGGCGGTTAGGGAGTTGGTGGAGGCTTAGGTAGCAAGATGTTCAGGTTCGACGCGGTGAAAGCCGATGGTGTTACGGCCATAAAGGCCGCGGTTAAAAACACCCTGCGGGAAAAATACGCCGATAAACTGCCCAAGGACAAATCCGCGCCCATACTGATAAAGCCCAACCTCAACAGCAATATGAACGCCCTTACCGGCAACACCACGGACCTGCGCCTGCTGGCCGCGGTCCTGGAGTTTTTAAAGGAGACCGGATATACAAACATCGCCATGGGGGAAGGCACCAACAGCGGGTTCTACCGGAGCGGAATAAACGTGATTTCCCGGCTGAAGGTGGACTCGCTGGCGCGCCATTACGGCGTGAAGGCGCTGGATTTGAATTACTCGGAGAGGGTGGAAATACCTTTCGAGAATGGCGTGAAAGCCTCGGTGGCCAAAGAGGTTTTAGAGGCGGCGCTTTTGATAAACATGCCCAAGATGAAAACCCATTTCGAGGTGGGCATGAGCGTGTGTCTCAAAAACCTCATTGGGACGCTGGTGGGGCAGGAGAACAAGAAAAAGACGCACCTCTCCCTTTCATCCAACATTCTCAACATTAACAAGGCGGTTAAACCCCATCTGCATATCGTGGACGGGTTGATGGCCATGGAAGGGCTTGGGCCAACCCGGGGAACGCCCCTTAAGACCGGTGTCATCCTTTTCGGTGACGACCCGTACCTGATAGACATGATGGTGGCGAAGCTGGCCACCTTCGATTACGCCAAGGTTAAAACCCTGGCCGAGGCTGAACGGCGGGGGATAATCACCGGGGCGCACAAAAAATTCCATGACGAGTACCAGTTCGGCGACCTGTTCCGGTTCGAGCCGCCAAAACCCGGCCCCATCGCCGCGTTCATCCACAATCCCAAACGGCAAAAATATTTTTTGGCCATCCGTAACACGGCCTTCTTCAACGCCGTATGCTCCACGAACATTGTGGGCAAGCTGTTGTTCCTCACGGGATTGAGGCAGGACGTTTTTATAGACGACGAGCTGGAACTGGAAAAACTTGCCGCCGACACCTCAAAATGCGGCGATTGCCCTAAAAAATGCGCCGATTATTGCCCGGTGGATCTGGATTTGCCGGCGGCGCTTAATGCGGAAGCCGCCACGAAATGTATAAACTGCATGTATTGTTATTGTGTCTGCCCCAATGGCGCTATCGAGTTCTCCGGCAAGGCGGGGTTTCTTGATGAACAGATGCGCCAGTATGGCCAGATAATTAGAAGGATCGCTTGATAATGGGCAGACTGAAAATCACGTTTTTAAATCCGCCGTTCCTCAAAAGTTTCTCGCGGCCCCAAAGAAGCCCGGCGGTAACCAAGAGCGGCACCCTGTATTTTCCCATGTGGCTGGCGTACGCCTGCGGCGCGGCGGACAAGGCCGGGTTCGAGGTGGACTTCATGGACGCCCCGGCGGACGGGTTCGACCTGGATTATGTAAAAAAACGGGTGGCGGATTTTGCGCCGGGTCTCATAGTGGCCGACACATCCACCCCCAGCGTTTATAACGACGCGGCGGTTTGCCAGACCTTGAAGGATCTGGTTCCCGGAGCCTTTGTCCTGCTGGTAGGGACACATGTGACAGCCCTTCCGGAAGAGTCGTTAAAGCTTAACGGCTCGGTGGGCGCCGTGGCAGTGGGGGAGTACGACCAAACGGTGACGGACCTGGCCCAAACGCTGGAGAGCGGCGGGTCTTTAAAAGACGTGGCGGGAATATGCTGGCGGGACGGGGATAAAACCGTAAACAATCCCCGCCGGGAATTTATCGAGGATCTGGACAGCTTGCCCTTTGTAAGCTCCATTTACCGGCGGTTCCTTCGTATCGAAAACTACTTCAACCCCAACGCCATCCCGCCGATGGTGACTATCACCACAAGCCGGGGATGCCCCTACCCATGTTCGTTCTGCGTCTATCCGCAAACGCTCATGAGCAGGAAAGTGCGTTACAGGAGCGTGGCCAACGTGGTGGACGAGATAGAGTACATCACCAAATCGTTCCCCGAGGCCAAGTCCATATTCTTCGAGGATGACACTTTCACCATAAACCGCAAACGGTGCGTGGAAATATCCGAGGAGATGATGCGGCGCGGGATAAACATATCGTGGACCATTAACGCCCGGGCGGACCTGGACTACGAAACGTTGCGTGTAATGAAACGGGCCGGGTTGAAGCTTATGTGCGTGGGGTTTGAAAGCGGGAGCCAGCAACTGCTGGACAACATCGCCAAGAAGACCAGCGTGGAGAAGATGGAATCTTTCATGGCAGACGCGCGCAAGGCCGGGGTGCTGGTGCACGGCTGTTTCATGGTGGGCCTGCCCGGCGAGACAAAAGAGACCATGCAGGGCACGCTGGATATGGCCAAACGGCTTAACCCGGACACGGCCCAGTTCTACCCCATAATGGTGTATCCGGGCACCGACGCTTACCAGTGGTACAGCGAAAAGGGGTACCTTACCACCAAGGATTTCTCGCAGTGGCTCACCCCCGGCGGCCTGCATAACACCATCGTGAGAACCGAACAGCTCACCTCTGAGGAGATGGTGCAGTTTTGCGACCACGCCCGGCGGGAGTTTTACCTGCGCCCCCAATACATAGCCCGGAAGATGCTTAACGTGGCCGTGAACCCGGACGAGATGCGCAGAACGCTCCGCTCCGCCCGCACGTTCATAAAGTACCTGGTTAAAGGCTCCGACGTGGCCCGGTGAACAAAACCGTTTCTGTGGTGGTGCCCGCCTACAACGCGCAAAAAACCATCACCGCCTGCCTGGCGGGGCTGTTCAGCCAATCGTACCCGGAGGAGCTTTACGAGGTGATAGTGGTGGACGACGGCTCCACCGACAACACCGGGGCCTTCGCCAAAAATTTCCCGGTCCGCTACATAAGGCAGGAAAACAGCGGACCGGCCACGGCAAGGAACGCAGGGGCTAAAGAGAGCCGGGGCGGGTTGATAATGTTCACCGATTCGGACTGCGTTCCCACCAACAAATGGATTGAGGAAATGGCCAGGCCCTTCGGCGACCCGCAGGTGGCCGCGGTGAAAGGAGCCTACAAGACCACGCAAGGATCACTCACGGCCAGGTTCGCCCAGGTGGAGTTCGAGGAACGGTTTGAGATGTTGAAAGCCGCGGACTCCATAGACATGGTGGACACATATTCCGCCGCGTTCCGGGCGGAGGTGTTTTGGGGCGCCGGGGGTTTCGACGAGTCTTTCCCTGCGGCCAACAATGAAGACACGGACCTTTCATACAAACTTTCATCCGCCGGGAAACGCATGGTGTTCAACCCTTCGGCCATCGTGTTTCATATGGGCCATCCGGCAACCCCCTGCCGCTACGCCAGGGTGAAATTCTGGCGGGGATACTGGCGCATGGTGGTATATGGCCGCTATCCGGAAAAAATGGTGAAAGACACCTATACGCCCCAAACCCTGAAGCTCCAGATAGCCTTCGTCTTCGGCGGACTTGGTTTGCTATCGCTTGCGCCGTTTTCAGACATGGCGGCCAAGGGGGCCATAATAATGGCGCTGGCTTTTTTAGGCGTGGCGGCGCCTTTTACATCGTTCGCCCTGATGCGGGATCCGGCGGTTGGGTTGTTGGCCCCGCTGTTTTTAGCCTGGCGGGCGCTGGTGATAGGTTCTGGCGTCGCCTATTATCTGGCCAAAAAGAAAAGGAGGGCCACCCAACCGGGCGAACCCTCCTGAACTTGAATTGTCTAATCAGGCCGTGACTGAAACCGACTGTTCCGCCGTGGCGGTTGAACCGGCGGTGGAAGATGCCACCGAGGCGTACTGCCTGAAACTCTTGTAAGACGCGAAGGCCTCTTTGCTGTCCACACTACCGTCCCCATTGGCGTCGGCTGTAGAGAAATCGGCGCTGGCCTGGCCGGTTTCATCCTGGGTCAACAGGCCGTCCCCGTTGGCGTCCATCTGGGCGAACAGGTCGGTTATGGCTTTGTCCCGCTCGCTCTTGGCGTTCATCAACTCTGTGGCGTCGGCTTTGCCATCTCCGTTAGTGTCTATGGCGGAAAAGATGCTCTGGTCCAGCCCCAGTTCCCCGGCGGACAACGCGCCGTCACCGTCCGCGTCCCGGCTGGATATAAAAGATTCCGAACCGGCGGTGGTGGAGGCGGATGATTCCGAAGAAGGAACAGAAGCGGTTGAAGCTTCCGTAGTGGAGGCTGTGGATGTAGAAGAATCCGTGGCGGATGTGGAACCGGCGCTGGCTCCGGCGTGGTTGTTCATGGCCGCCATGAGCACCGGGGAGAGCAACTCACCAGAAGAAAGCGCGCCGTTGCCGTCGCTATCCATTTTGGAGAACGCGGAGGAGGAAACCCCCATCTCCGATTCGTTGAGTTCCCCGTCGCCGTCAGTGTCCTTCTTGGAAATGCGGTTATCTATCTGACGGTTGAAATAAGCGCCCGAAAGTTCTTTAGAGGTTAAAGAGCTGTCGGCGTTACTGTCCGCTTTGGAAAATATATCGGCGAATAAAGCCGATTCGCCCGACGACACACCGCCGTCGGCATTGCTGTCTTTTCTGGATACTGCGCCAGAAATGGAGCTGTAAACTTGTTTAAGGGCGGCAAAAGCAGTGCCCACCCCCTGCGCCGATATGGGATCCATCTCCGCTGTCTCCTTGCTTTAATCGTTCTTTACGCAGATATAAAGCAATGGCCGTGCCAGTTTATATGCTATTGATATTGCAGGCTCTCAATGTGAGAATGGCGGGGCAAAAGATGCCTTGGGGGCAAGAAATGCCTTTTCAGGCCTTCCTTATTTCACACAGAATGCCCCGTAACCGGCAGGAGCCAAAGGCCGGGTCGTATGGGGGTTCATCGGACACCAACACATTGGCGTTGGAGTCAAACACTCCAAAAAGGTTGGTCTCGGACTGTTCAGGGAACCACCACCCATGCTCCACGCTGACAGTGTCGGGCCGGATATTTTCCGTGACTTCCGCCTTCATCCGCGCCTGACCCCGGGGGGAGGTGACGATGACCCAATCCCCATCGGCGATACCCCGGGCTTGGGCTGTGCCCGGATTCAGCTGGGCCATGGGGTTGGGGTGGAGCTTTCTTAAAGACTCCACCTGGCGGTTGTCGCTATGGAAAAACTCCCGGGTCCGGGCGCCGGTGATGAGAATCAGCGGGAATTCTTTTGCGACCTCCGGTGAGCCTGTGGGGCTTTCCGGCGGTTCGGTGAAAGAGGGAAGGGGATCGTACCCCATCCGTTTCAAACCGGAGCAGGATAGCTCCACCTTCCGCGATGGAGTTCTAAACCCTTTCTCCGCATATTTTTCGTATCGAATGGAGGGGGTGAGCCCGCCACCGCTCTTTAAAAGCCCGTCGAAAGTCATGCCCGTGGGGGCCAGCTGGTAATCGAAAATCTGGCGGTACGTCATGTCCGCGCCGGGCAGGTTAAGCCGGGCCATCAGCTGGTCCATTATCCATTCATCCTGACGGCACTCGCCGGTCTGGGTGATCTTGGCGTGGGCGAAGGCGTAGTTTTCCGTGACCAGCGGGAAACCCATGAGGCCCTCGAACTCCGTCCAGAAGGCGGCCGGCAGGACGTAATCGGCCATGGCCGCCGAAGGGGTCATGAAATGGTCGGTGGCCACCAGCATGTCCAGCTTTTTCATGGCCTCGTAAACCCCTCTGGAGTTTGCCACGGTGGTCAAAGGATTATTGCCGAACAACATCAACGCCCGTACTCTATACGGGTCCCCCTCCCGCATGGCGTGGAACAGGCCGGGGATGTGGGCCGACGGCATGTATGCCCGCCAGCCACCCAAAAGTTTAAAAGCGCCGGAGCCAATCCTTTTCTTGCCCGCGTCGGGGGGCAGTTTATCTTTCAGGGTGGGGTAGGGGTTTAAAATGTTCATCCCCAAAATGTCGCCCCCCGGCTTGTCCAGGTTGCCGGTGATGGCCCGCAATATGGCTATGGCGCGGACGGTTTGGGTAGAGTTGGCGTTTTGCTCCAGCCCCAGCCCCCATTCTATGACCCCCGGTTTTACCGTGGCGTAAAGGGTGGCGACGCGGATAATGTCTTCCACCGGCAATCCGGTGATTTGCGAGGCCCATTCCGGCGTGCAATCGGCCACCCGCTCCGAAAGCCCGGCGAACCCGGATGTCCAGTTTTCCACGAATGGTTTGTCATATAAGCCCCGGGTGATGATCACGTTAATCATGGCCAACGCAAGGGCCGCGTCTGTCCCGGCGCGGATAGGCAACCACATGCCGCACTTCTCACCGGTTTCAGAGCGGCGCGGGTCTATGGCCACGGTCTTGGACCCATTGGCCATGGCGCGAAGAACGGCGGGGGCCAGCTCCCCGTCCGCGCAGGTTATCAATGGATTGTGGGCCCAGAAGATTATCAGCGCCGGATTGGTTTCCCCGTAATAATCGGGAGTAATGAACCCGCCATAGGTAAGGTTGCTTATGGTCACCCGGGGTATGAAACACTGGGCCAGCCCCGGCTCGTACCAGTTGGGGGTTCCCAAGGCGTTGGCGAACCGGACGGTGTGCATGTAATGATGACGTCCGGTGCCTTGGCCTATGGCTATGGATTCCGGCCCGGTCTCACTTTTTATCCGGGCCAGATGACCGGCTATCTCATCCAGCGCCGTTTCCCAGGACAGGGGCGACCACTTGCCTTCGCCACGCCCGCCAGTCCTTTTCAACGGAGTGGTGAGCCGGGCGGGGTGGTTGGCCACGTCCGCCGCCTTGGCCCCTTTTACGCACAGCCAGCCCCGGCTTACGGGTGATTGGGGGTTGCCCTTGACCTTTTCCACCCGGCCGTTTTTCACATGAACAAGGGTTCCGCATCCGCCGTGGCAGGAGCGGCAGACGCTATTAAAAATGTTCATGGGATTATCGGGTTAATTCCCGCTGGCGGGAACGGGCCCCTCCAGAAACGGCACCTCGAAAACTTTTTCGTGGAAAATGGGGCCGTGGCCGAAATATCCCCCCTCGCCGAAAAGCTCCCCATGGTCGGCGGTGATGATGATGTGGGTGCCAGGCGGGCATTTCTTGTAGAGTTTGTCCATAAGCCCATCCAGGTATTCCACGCAATACACCTGCCTGGCGCGGAGGAACTCCATTTTATCCTCGTTGAAGAACTCCACGGCTTCATTGCTCTCGCCGTCCATGTGTTTGAACACGCCATGAACGCCGTGGAGAACCGGTATCTCCTCTTTGGTGAGCATGTAGGGGTAATGGGTTTCGCCCAGGTTGAGGAAGTAGAACGTGGGCTTTTCGGGGTCGAAGGATATCTCCTCTATCATCCCGGCGAAATCGTTATGGCTGTCCATAAGCTTGTATTCGTCGAAATGGGCTGAAAAGCCGGTGAACCGGTTCAGCACCGGCAGGGAAACCTTACCCACGGTTTTGTAGCCGAGTTTCCTCAGCTTGCAAGGCAGGGAAAGCTCCGGCACGAAGGATTTGAACTCCAGGTCGGGTATGCCAAGCCGGTCCCGCCATTTGGTGAAATCTTCCTTATACACTTCGGAGGCGAACACCCCGGTGGGGGAGGTGTGGGGGCTAATGCCCATCAGCAGGACGAAATGGGAGGGTGAAGTCCACGAGGCGAAACTGTACCGACTGTCCGCCTGGCCCAGCCTGTCCATATTCGGCGTGGCGGCGGAGGCGAAAGAGTCGTACCTGCAAGAGTCCATTACGATGTAAACAAGGTTATTGGGCATGTCACGCTTTCAAAAAATCGTTGTAATAACATCCGGCCCGGCGCGGGAGAGGTTTTTATATACTACCCACCAAGCTTAAAGGACGGTCACCTATCCATTATATTTTATGGAAGCGATGGGTTCAAATAAACGCTGAACGGGTGGTGTCCCAGTTTGAATCTCAAATAACAGACAGATCCTTCACTCCGCTTGCGCTTCGCCCAGGATGACAACGTTATCAACGGCTTTTATATTGTCATTCTGGGCGTAAGTGAAGAATCTCCCATGTACTTTCAAACTGGGATACTACCCTGTAACGGCGTGGATAGAGATTCGCTCTTCGCCGTGGCCGCAGACCACGGTTTTCCATTGGCGGTTGGAAGACTGGGGCCGGGCGACCCCTACCTTACCGTTGGCCACATGAAATAGAAGGGTTTCCCGTCTTTCATCACCCGGTAACATTCCGCCGATGGGCCCACCTCCACCCGTTCGGCGGTGGCAAGGTTGGCCCCGGCCAGCGTCCGGGCCATCAGGGCGTAGGTATGATAGGCTGGTTTTAGATCCGCCCGGCCATCGTTGGCTGGGTTGTGGATGATACCAGCGGAATCGAAAAATCCATGCCTCCCGCCGAACATGTAATGGTCGGTCACCGCCGCCCAGAAAACCTTTTTCACTCCCGCCGCGTAGGCCGTAACATAGCGTCTCACCACATCCGCCGCCTGCGCCGCGTCGGAGGTGTTAGGGTCGCCGCTCATGGCGGAGGGGGAGGCGGTCTCGGTCATCCATATTTCCGCGTCCCTGTACCCGTACCGGTCTAGCATGTTCCGCGCGGCGCGGTATTCCTCTTTAATCCGGCGATACTCGCCGTAATAGCCGAACACATGCCGCATGTCGAAATGGTCGAAAGCCCGTTTGCCTTTCAGGGCGGCGAGCGCCTGCTCGAAATACGCGGCGCCGTTATCGTTCAGATAGCCGCTGGTGACAAGGGAACAGGCCGGGCACGACTCTTTCAGCGTGTCGTAGGTCACCTTCAACGCCCGGGCGTAATCCTCGGCGGCCATGTAATTGTCCGCCTCGTTGCCCAGCGAATAATATTTCACCATGGGCAGTTTGGCGAATAGCTTCCGCAGGAAATTTGTGTACTCCTCGCTCTGATGGTCCTGGAACGCCACCCGCCGGGTTTTCATGTCTATGGAGGTAGCTACTTTCGTGCGTTTTTTCTCCTGCATCGGTTCTATGATGAGCAGGACGTTCAAACCGGCTTGGGCCGCTTTTTCCGCGTTTCTGCGGATGGACTCCAGATACGCCTCGCCGGTTTCCATTCCCGGCGCGCCATGCAGGTAAACGGACCAGTTGGCCCCTTTCAGCCCGGAAAGTTTCACCCATCCGAAATTCAGCTCCGGAGTGTGGCGCGTGGCGGCGTCCAGATCATCCGCCAAGAACCCGAAGGACTGGTTGCGAAGGGCCGGGTCTTTGCTTTTCTCCAACGGGTCCTGTGTGACTATCGCCGGGGAACCGTGAAGGGTCACGGTGAGGATACCCCTGTTAAGCCCCGCCATTATGGCCCCATCGGCGGGGTCGTTCACCAAGGGCATTATGTAATACCCGGCGTAAGGATATGGGATGGACAGGGTAACGGGCGCCGTGGGATATTGCCTGCCCATGGCGGATTGCCCCAGCCCCGGACCAGCAGGGGTTGAAACACCCGCTACGCCCGCAAGGCGTTTTATGGAAGCGTCGATTTCCTTGACGGCCATGGCCCGGTCGCTTTGTAACAGGCCCCGGATGCGCATCATGTCGTTCTGGTCGAATACCTCCCGCAGGTGAACACCCTTTTCCCGAAGGCTGAACGCCCAGTTGGAGACAGCCTGAAAACGCTCATCGGCGTTTTCCATTGTGGTGGGGGAGGAGAGCAGATAGTCGTAATTCACGTTCCCGCCCCGCGCCATACCCCCTCTGCCCCTGCCCATGGGTTGTGCCAAGGAATCCACGGCGCACAAGGCGATAAACGCGGCCAATAACGGGAAAACGGCTTTTTTCATGGAACCCTCATTAATTGACGGCTTTTTTATTAGCGCCGCGCAGTTTGAAAATAATGTTCACCATGGCCACGTTCATGGCCAGGTACAGCAGGGGATACCTGCCCAGCATGGAGGTGTACTCATATTCGATAAGCCCATGCACATACACCTCGCCGATGGTAACAGCCAGCGCTCCGGTAAGTAACAGGCGCAACCTGCGGTCATCTTCGCAAAGGGCCCAAGCCTTATGGGAACTGGTGGCCATGAAGTAGAACGCAAATAGCAGAATGACAAGCCCGGCCAACCCGATATCAAAAAACAGGGAAAGATAAACGCTATGGACCTCCGGCGCCTCGGAATAGTGGACGAACCCTCCTGGCCCCAGGCCGAAAACAAGCTTTAGGGGGTGATGGTTCATTTCCGCAAAGCCTTTCTTCCACCACTCCACCCTGGCGCCTATGCCTGTGGAGCTGTCTTCCCCCTCGGAGCTGGTATCAACTTTTTTGTCGCCGGAGAAAAAGAGCGTGCCGGTATAGCCGAAACCGGTGAGGATACGGTCTATAAAACCCGGTTTGGTTGCCAGTATCATAACTACGGTCAATAACCCGAACACAGTCATGGAGGTGAATACCCATTTCCTGGTCCGGTTATGCAATATGATGAACGCGGCAATCCCGGCCACACACCCCACCAGGGCTCCCCTGGCGGTGGTCAGCAACATGCCAGTGAAAACATAAAGGCCCGCCACAACGTAATAATATTTTTTCCATTTGGAGATAACATCAAAAAGCCTGGTGAACGCCAGAATGAATCCAGCGGCCAGGAAGCCCGCAGTTTGGTCCACCCCGCCAAGGCCGCCTGGGCGGTTCTCAACCTCCACAAGGCCATAGGCGTACCCGATCGTTTTATTGATGAAAGTCCGTTCGGTGAAACCCTCGTCATACGCCGTCCAAAAAAGGAAGGAGGCGGCGATGACGCCGGAAATAATCACAAGATCGAAAAACCTGGACATGTCCCGCGGGGAACGAACCGTAAGCGTGACGATGAAATAAAAGGCCACGTTCATCACGAACAATGAAAGGCTTGTGGCGCCGAAGAAAAAGTTTGGCGCCCATACCAAAGCGGTGGCTTCCAGCGCCAGTACCAGCAGAAGGCAAATATCCATGGGGTGGGCCACCAGCGGCCCGAAACCCGA
This DNA window, taken from Nitrospinota bacterium, encodes the following:
- a CDS encoding lysophospholipid acyltransferase family protein produces the protein MQIRESLGRDVIRLIFWYPARWLILALPLEWGIGVMRMMGDMHYLAGRGLPGLLRNNLARIKGDSAYGPEGSKTAREYLQMHYVDRLSILLFPRMGAREVERLIEFEGLERLKAGLDKGKGVVLVHGHFGPALVPLVALARLGFPMKQVGFPSDEGLSWIGRNVAFRLRMKYEAMMPAQVVMADAFMRPVFKWLSGNGVIMITGDGSGTEKKLGKQETLTFHGQPVMFPLGPAILAAKTGAELIPMFITPGEKKPFKIVMEDPIRIEGNGDETFSAAMKNFARLLEQYTARYPAYMRFLDRFSPGALIEEPDR
- a CDS encoding DUF362 domain-containing protein, which codes for MFRFDAVKADGVTAIKAAVKNTLREKYADKLPKDKSAPILIKPNLNSNMNALTGNTTDLRLLAAVLEFLKETGYTNIAMGEGTNSGFYRSGINVISRLKVDSLARHYGVKALDLNYSERVEIPFENGVKASVAKEVLEAALLINMPKMKTHFEVGMSVCLKNLIGTLVGQENKKKTHLSLSSNILNINKAVKPHLHIVDGLMAMEGLGPTRGTPLKTGVILFGDDPYLIDMMVAKLATFDYAKVKTLAEAERRGIITGAHKKFHDEYQFGDLFRFEPPKPGPIAAFIHNPKRQKYFLAIRNTAFFNAVCSTNIVGKLLFLTGLRQDVFIDDELELEKLAADTSKCGDCPKKCADYCPVDLDLPAALNAEAATKCINCMYCYCVCPNGAIEFSGKAGFLDEQMRQYGQIIRRIA
- a CDS encoding radical SAM protein, giving the protein MGRLKITFLNPPFLKSFSRPQRSPAVTKSGTLYFPMWLAYACGAADKAGFEVDFMDAPADGFDLDYVKKRVADFAPGLIVADTSTPSVYNDAAVCQTLKDLVPGAFVLLVGTHVTALPEESLKLNGSVGAVAVGEYDQTVTDLAQTLESGGSLKDVAGICWRDGDKTVNNPRREFIEDLDSLPFVSSIYRRFLRIENYFNPNAIPPMVTITTSRGCPYPCSFCVYPQTLMSRKVRYRSVANVVDEIEYITKSFPEAKSIFFEDDTFTINRKRCVEISEEMMRRGINISWTINARADLDYETLRVMKRAGLKLMCVGFESGSQQLLDNIAKKTSVEKMESFMADARKAGVLVHGCFMVGLPGETKETMQGTLDMAKRLNPDTAQFYPIMVYPGTDAYQWYSEKGYLTTKDFSQWLTPGGLHNTIVRTEQLTSEEMVQFCDHARREFYLRPQYIARKMLNVAVNPDEMRRTLRSARTFIKYLVKGSDVAR
- a CDS encoding glycosyltransferase family 9 protein, with the translated sequence MYKIINRKKLVVTAVADTLGKAMSLPWRMFQGDVSIAPDKIKSILVIRTAYMGDVIMTLPMLKPLKGQFNNASITFLAPNAAGELFANNPYVDEVMTYSPFWFYKGSSISDYFRFLGGLRAKSFDLVIEARADIRDIMAIVAPARSKHKVSYDVGGGGWMLTHVTPYAGLKHKVEYHLDIARDLGCSMDGLDWGIRFTGQERQRVNAILENRGVSKPFALVHPGSRLPLKMWAPEKYGELIGRMTAELGMRVAVLGHPAEKMATEITLASAKGAAIDLSGAFSARELMGVIAEASGLVCNDSAPMHMASAVGTKVAALFGPSKSVETGPYGVKSKVVERDFPCRFTCDENRCLFARHNACMKDITVEETFAAVRELVEA
- a CDS encoding EF-hand domain-containing protein, which produces MDPISAQGVGTAFAALKQVYSSISGAVSRKDSNADGGVSSGESALFADIFSKADSNADSSLTSKELSGAYFNRQIDNRISKKDTDGDGELNESEMGVSSSAFSKMDSDGNGALSSGELLSPVLMAAMNNHAGASAGSTSATDSSTSTASTTEASTASVPSSESSASTTAGSESFISSRDADGDGALSAGELGLDQSIFSAIDTNGDGKADATELMNAKSERDKAITDLFAQMDANGDGLLTQDETGQASADFSTADANGDGSVDSKEAFASYKSFRQYASVASSTAGSTATAEQSVSVTA
- a CDS encoding glycosyltransferase, yielding MNKTVSVVVPAYNAQKTITACLAGLFSQSYPEELYEVIVVDDGSTDNTGAFAKNFPVRYIRQENSGPATARNAGAKESRGGLIMFTDSDCVPTNKWIEEMARPFGDPQVAAVKGAYKTTQGSLTARFAQVEFEERFEMLKAADSIDMVDTYSAAFRAEVFWGAGGFDESFPAANNEDTDLSYKLSSAGKRMVFNPSAIVFHMGHPATPCRYARVKFWRGYWRMVVYGRYPEKMVKDTYTPQTLKLQIAFVFGGLGLLSLAPFSDMAAKGAIIMALAFLGVAAPFTSFALMRDPAVGLLAPLFLAWRALVIGSGVAYYLAKKKRRATQPGEPS